A region from the Diorhabda sublineata isolate icDioSubl1.1 chromosome X, icDioSubl1.1, whole genome shotgun sequence genome encodes:
- the LOC130450897 gene encoding putative transcription factor capicua isoform X2, whose translation MEMGVRKLPKKRKFDLSELEENNQPAACIPVSVVQCPSVMSAPQATAVDYSCSTRTTTQEEVILTQTSCKQNAVIDLSEWCNHRILAKQGDLYYPGVIREANGSNIRVALDGKEETITYANVFDNECFNVISDASPSINQITVGTRICVRLNQSVEFIEGVVCSILERQPIRFVVAVIGEKTVELTVKRADLRLLRPPWWDELENIEPNIDNVIIPTLDYYNRTNQTSPTQLHTPISVCTPLSNGRHCDEFCESEDELRQDNITFNSEVDAKLSGSSKRSSMHSRGSSSSSITRSQPTTPRSQATTPHKYRKGDVVSNPNGIRKKFNGKQWRRLCSVDDCKKESQRRGYCSRHLSLKGNSLRSGHFPRSSSKGDGEDTSRDSETSPNCSDRRMTGRFDQEETEAANMLVSLGSSRSATPAFSPNGQGSSPHTMQSPITVGSRQNVFMPISSSHTIGMQKRTSPGVQGYNTTYQQVIRPEARPVQNVTSVIRISPNPRQWSNSLPEQPSVILQHALTSPPIQHTEPETNSLSQGALYCVVPPTHEKSIMIVKNEVENNDPKEPKSFPRQVIQSDHIHPTQLIRVTPNNNNTSNVNNVNNIHSHSNGPGLIQPTSISSGLPVIVNPTQLVPVLPSTSQSVLKRVIPTATVQQNSSPVIVKTEQMSPSTSNHLKDSLVLHSPIQVQSHQRVATVSHIPASQISQPNRSVNATQHVKVQTSTATTQSAFVIPWHSIVPLLTTSSGPISPPLSQLSPPLSAPPSTNSGPIINTHDDEGDAEPMPTPTEEDDDVFESEPSDVNVDGNINSKRRSQSLSSLQSNPKELNKNKERIRRPMNAFMIFSKRHRGLVHQRHPNQDNRTVSKILGEWWYALGPNEKKQYHELASEVKEAHFKAHPEWKWCNKDRRKSSTGSGRSKLSSAGDSGEPSDLPISPKVPSPSHNTEPSKLLQEQEGVGDISDDDQMVICEDPSTEIDLKCKEKVTDSDSESQSDMDSSIENRVFQRFSPVNNSSCSEVTCRPKPIKARLPSIEVPKYNLASTSTAFHYSPVNPSGISGFQPTGGAFKTMPASPKVFKNEVKNENTENNENWSGTLINKANDVSQRSNSSNIQTSTIMSKTNSTLAILKPQIKPNIMQLNDGISQNYQTQPLTVVIGGQPTICLSNENERSQPFVVVASTASEIPVQLYMQPSPFSIPVSDSNGRSLSLQGLQLLKPNHAQSVIVTQAHNKVCVSSQAEYQATQNTVLTSSKSYFNNTGAVLHIPETNDNNIKEDIKSPTLEMIPPVSESLLDKPNQEFKLAPTPAQLGKAPLQRRQSMAAFVSTNSQGNQENVSGSSNSSVIEDSSQADIMSPSTKKSFFKRSVEDGMDRVLEQVNFEKKFTALPQFKPEDGQSPSAFSISSPGLFYNKKRPPLTATHRTSLEEDSEVETPQNVPKSASTKPIVGNQFFGPDFDNVKAELNEVEEGTSPRTPRTPGTSRETEKGHRKTLEQRRQLVMQLFQEHSLFPSSQATSTFQAQHSDVFPNKASLQLKIREVRQKMMAQNSLTPSSANSPLTPAEPVRVSSNS comes from the exons ATGGAAATGGGGGTGAGAAAATTACCTAAAAAACGTAAATTTGATCTCTCAGAACTTGAAGAAAATAACCAGCCAGCAGCTTGTATCCCAGTGTCAGTAGTTCAATGTCCAAGTGTAATGTCAGCTCCTCAAGCTACTGCTGTGGATTATTCTTGTTCTACAAGAACCACAACTCAAGAGGAAGTAATATTAACACAAACTTCTTGCAAACAAAATGCTGTTATTGATCTTAGTGAATGGTGTAATCATAGAATATTGGCTAAACAAGGAGACTTGTATTATCCAGGTGTTATTAGAGAAGCTAATGGTTCTAAT ataaGAGTTGCCTTGGATGGAAAAGAAGAAACAATTACATATGCCAATGTTTTTGATAATGAATGCTTTAATGTGATAAGTGATGCAAGTCCTTCAATTAACCAAATAACAGTAGGAACTAGAATCTGTGTACGTCTCAACCAGAGTGTAGAATTTATTGAAGGAGTTGTTTGTTCTATATTGGAAAGGCAACCAATTCGTTTTGTGGTTGCTGTTATTGGCGAAAAAACAGTAGAATTAACTGTTAAAAGAGCAGACCTAAGATTACTTCGTCCTCCATGGTGGGACGAATTAGAAAATATAGAACCCAACATAGACAATGTGATAATACCCACACTTGATTACTATAATAGAACCAACCAGACATCTCCAACACAATTGCACACTCCCATATCAGTTTGCACACCGCTATCCAACGGTAGGCATTGTGATGAATTTTGTGAGAGTGAAGATGAACTGAGACAAGataatataacatttaattCAGAAGTTGATGCTAAACTATCTGGAAGTAGTAAGAGAAGTAGTATGCATAGTAGAGGCAGCTCCTCTAGCAGCATTACTCGATCACAACCAACTACTCCAAGAAGTCAAGCAACCACGCCTCACAAATATAGAAAGGGAGATGTTGTTTCCAACCCGAATGGAATTAGGAAGAAATTCAATGGAAAGCAGTGGCGGAGATTGTGTTCTGTGGATGATTGTAAGAAAGAAAGTCAACGTCGGGGATATTGTTCCAGACATTTAAGTTTAAAGGGCAATAGTCTTCGTAGTGGGCATTTTCCAAGATCTAGTAGTAAAGGTGATGGTGAAGATACTTCGAGAGATTCTGAAACCTCTCCCAATTGTAGTGATAGACGAATGACTGGTCGATTTGATCAGGAGGAGACTGAAGCTGCTAATATGTTGG TTTCATTGGGCAGTTCAAGATCAGCAACACCTGCTTTTTCACCAAATGGACAGGGTTCGTCACCTCATACTATGCAATCACCAATAACAGTGGGATCTAGACAAAATGTTTTTATGCCAATATCAAGTAGTCATACAATTGGAATGCAAAAGAGAACATCCCCAGGAGTTCAAGGATACAACACTACATATCAGCAAGTTATAAG GCCAGAAGCTCGACCAGTACAAAATGTTACCAGTGTTATTAGGATATCACCAAATCCGAGGCAGTGGTCAAATAGCCTACCAGAACAGCCTAGCGTTATATTACAGCATGCTTTGACTAGTCCTCCTATTCAGCATACAGAACCAGAAACCAATTCACTATCTcaag GAGCTCTTTATTGCGTCGTTCCTCCAACACATGAAAAGAGTATTATGATTGTGAAAAATGAGGTAGAGAATAATGACCCTAAGGAACCTAAATCATTTCCTAgacaa GTAATTCAAAGCGATCATATACATCCAACACAATTAATACGTGTCACTCCAAATAATAACAATACTAGTAACGTTAATAACGTTAATAATATACATTCACATTCCAACGGCCCCGGATTGATTCAGCCAACTTCTATTAGTAGTGGACTGCCTGTTATTGTTAACCCGACACAATTGGTACCAGTGCTACCATCTACGTCGCAATCTGTACTGAAAAGAGTTATTCCCACTGCCACGGTTCAACAAAATTCATCACCAGTGATTGTTAAAACTGAACAAA TGTCCCCAAGTACATCAAACCATCTAAAAGACTCATTAGTTTTACATAGTCCTATTCAAGTTCAAAGTCATCAACGAGTTGCAACAGTTTCTCATATTCCAGCATCTCAGATAAGCCAACCTAATAGATCTGTTAATGCTACTCAACATGTGAAAGTTCAAACTAGCACCGCAACAACTCAATCCGCATTTGTGATACCATGGCATTCAATAGTACCACTGTTAACAACTTCTTCAGGACCTATTTCTCCACCTCTTTCTCAATTATCACCTCCCTTATCTGCACCTCCCAGTACAAATAGTGGACCAATAATAAATACCCATGATGACGAGGGAGATGCAGAACCAATGCCAACACCAACAGAAGAAGATGATGATGTTTTTGAAAGTGAACCCAGTGATGTAAATGTTGATGGTAATATTAATAGCAAAAGAAGAAGTCAGTCTTTAAGTTCACTACAAAGTAATCCCAAAGAATTAAATAAG aATAAAGAACGTATTAGAAGGCCAATGAATGCATTcatgatattttcaaaacgACATAGAGGTCTTGTACATCAACGGCATCCAAACCAAGACAATCGAACAGTTTCTAAAATTTTAGGTGAATGGTGGTATGCATTAGGTCCTAATGAAAAGAAACAGTATCATGAATTAGCTTCTGAAGTGAAAGAAGCTCATTTCAAGGCTCATCCTGAATGGAAATG gtGCAATAAGGATAGGAGAAAATCATCTACGGGTTCTGGAAGAAGTAAATTGAGTTCTGCCGGAGATAGTGGGGAGCCAAGTGATTTACCAATTAGTCCAAAAGTACCATCCCCTTCTCACAATACAGAACCTTCAAAATTGTTGCAAGAGCAGGAAGGTGTAGGAGATATTTCTGATGATGATCAGATGGTAATATGCGAAGACCCAAGCACTGAAATTGATCTTAAGTGTAAAGAAAAAGTTACCGACTCTGATTCGGAATCTCAAAGTGACATGGATTCTTCTATAGAAAATCGCGTATTCCAGCGATTTAGCCCTGTTAATAATTCTAGTTGTTCAGAAGTTACGTGTCGTCCAAAACCAATAAAAGCAAGATTACCATCTATTGAAGTACCAAAATATAATTTGGCTTCAACTTCTACAGCTTTCCATTACTCTCCTGTCAATCCATCAGGAATCTCCGGATTTCAGCCTACTGGAGGAGCCTTCAAAACCATGCCAGCTTCTCcgaaagtatttaaaaatgaagttaaaaatgaaaatacggAAAATAATGAGAACTGGTCAGGTACATTGATCAATAAAGCAAATGATGTATCACAACGCTCTAATTCATCTAACATACAAACGAGCACAATCATGAGCAAAACTAACTCTACATTAGCTATACTAAAGCCACAAATTAAACCAAATATTATGCAATTAAATGATGGTATTAGCCAGAATTACCAAACACAACCTCTAACAGTTGTAATTGGcggacaaccaactatatgtttatcaaatgaaaatgaaCGATCACAACCTTTTGTTGTTGTAGCTTCTACAGCATCAGAAATTCCTGTTCAACTGTACATGCAACCTTCCCCCTTCAGCATTCCTGTCTCTGATTCAAATGGTCGAAGCTTGTCTCTACAAGGTTTACAGTTACTGAAACCAAATCATGCGCAATCTGTCATTGTAACCCAAGCTCATAACAAAGTTTGTGTTTCTTCTCAAGCGGAGTATCAAGCTACACAGAATACAGTTCTTACATCTTCTAAATCTTATTTCAATAATACTG GTGCTGTTCTACATATTCCTGAGactaatgataataatataaaggAAGATATAAAATCACCCACATTAGAAATGATTCCACCTGTTTCTGAATCATTATTAGATAAACCGAACCAGGAATTTAAACTTGCTCCTACACCTGCTCAGCTTGGTAAAGCCCCTCTACAAAGAAGACAATCCATGG CTGCTTTTGTAAGTACAAATTCACAAggaaatcaagaaaatgtatCAGGCTCTTCAAATTCTTCTGTAATCGAAGATAGTAGCCAAGCAGACATTATGTCTCCTTCAACAAAGAAGAGCTTTTTTAAAAGATCTGTTGAAGATGGCATGGATag AGTCCTGGAGCAagtaaattttgagaaaaaatttactgCCTTACCTCAGTTCAAACCTGAAGATGGTCAGTCGCCAAGCGCCTTCTCTATATCCAGTCCAGGacttttctataataaaaaaagacctCCACTAACTGCCACTCATCGTACCTCCCTAGAGGAAGATTCAGAAGTTGAAACGCCACAAAATGTTCCAAAATCGGCATCTACGAAGCCTATTGTTGGAAACCAATTTTTTGGGCCAGATTTTGATAATGTAAAAG CCGAATTGAATGAAGTCGAAGAAGGTACTTCTCCTCGAACGCCAAGAACACCAGGAACATCTCGGGAGACTGAAAAAGGTCACAGAAAAACATTAGAACAACGCCGTCAGTTAGTGATGCAATTGTTTCAGGAACATTCTCTTTTTCCTTCTTCTCAAGCGACTTCAACATTTCAAGCCCAGCATTCAGACGTTTTCCCTAACAAAGCGAGTTTGCAATTAAAGATTCGTGAAGTGCGTCAAAAAATGATGGCACAAAACTCCCTTACACCTTCTAGTGCAAATAGTCCTTTAACCCCCGCTGAACCTGTTAGAGTATCTTCAAACAGTTAG
- the LOC130450897 gene encoding putative transcription factor capicua isoform X1: MEMGVRKLPKKRKFDLSELEENNQPAACIPVSVVQCPSVMSAPQATAVDYSCSTRTTTQEEVILTQTSCKQNAVIDLSEWCNHRILAKQGDLYYPGVIREANGSNIRVALDGKEETITYANVFDNECFNVISDASPSINQITVGTRICVRLNQSVEFIEGVVCSILERQPIRFVVAVIGEKTVELTVKRADLRLLRPPWWDELENIEPNIDNVIIPTLDYYNRTNQTSPTQLHTPISVCTPLSNGRHCDEFCESEDELRQDNITFNSEVDAKLSGSSKRSSMHSRGSSSSSITRSQPTTPRSQATTPHKYRKGDVVSNPNGIRKKFNGKQWRRLCSVDDCKKESQRRGYCSRHLSLKGNSLRSGHFPRSSSKGDGEDTSRDSETSPNCSDRRMTGRFDQEETEAANMLVSLGSSRSATPAFSPNGQGSSPHTMQSPITVGSRQNVFMPISSSHTIGMQKRTSPGVQGYNTTYQQVIRPEARPVQNVTSVIRISPNPRQWSNSLPEQPSVILQHALTSPPIQHTEPETNSLSQGALYCVVPPTHEKSIMIVKNEVENNDPKEPKSFPRQVIQSDHIHPTQLIRVTPNNNNTSNVNNVNNIHSHSNGPGLIQPTSISSGLPVIVNPTQLVPVLPSTSQSVLKRVIPTATVQQNSSPVIVKTEQMSPSTSNHLKDSLVLHSPIQVQSHQRVATVSHIPASQISQPNRSVNATQHVKVQTSTATTQSAFVIPWHSIVPLLTTSSGPISPPLSQLSPPLSAPPSTNSGPIINTHDDEGDAEPMPTPTEEDDDVFESEPSDVNVDGNINSKRRSQSLSSLQSNPKELNKNKERIRRPMNAFMIFSKRHRGLVHQRHPNQDNRTVSKILGEWWYALGPNEKKQYHELASEVKEAHFKAHPEWKWCNKDRRKSSTGSGRSKLSSAGDSGEPSDLPISPKVPSPSHNTEPSKLLQEQEGVGDISDDDQMVICEDPSTEIDLKCKEKVTDSDSESQSDMDSSIENRVFQRFSPVNNSSCSEVTCRPKPIKARLPSIEVPKYNLASTSTAFHYSPVNPSGISGFQPTGGAFKTMPASPKVFKNEVKNENTENNENWSGTLINKANDVSQRSNSSNIQTSTIMSKTNSTLAILKPQIKPNIMQLNDGISQNYQTQPLTVVIGGQPTICLSNENERSQPFVVVASTASEIPVQLYMQPSPFSIPVSDSNGRSLSLQGLQLLKPNHAQSVIVTQAHNKVCVSSQAEYQATQNTVLTSSKSYFNNTGAVLHIPETNDNNIKEDIKSPTLEMIPPVSESLLDKPNQEFKLAPTPAQLGKAPLQRRQSMAAFVSTNSQGNQENVSGSSNSSVIEDSSQADIMSPSTKKSFFKRSVEDGMDSVFFRVLEQVNFEKKFTALPQFKPEDGQSPSAFSISSPGLFYNKKRPPLTATHRTSLEEDSEVETPQNVPKSASTKPIVGNQFFGPDFDNVKAELNEVEEGTSPRTPRTPGTSRETEKGHRKTLEQRRQLVMQLFQEHSLFPSSQATSTFQAQHSDVFPNKASLQLKIREVRQKMMAQNSLTPSSANSPLTPAEPVRVSSNS, translated from the exons ATGGAAATGGGGGTGAGAAAATTACCTAAAAAACGTAAATTTGATCTCTCAGAACTTGAAGAAAATAACCAGCCAGCAGCTTGTATCCCAGTGTCAGTAGTTCAATGTCCAAGTGTAATGTCAGCTCCTCAAGCTACTGCTGTGGATTATTCTTGTTCTACAAGAACCACAACTCAAGAGGAAGTAATATTAACACAAACTTCTTGCAAACAAAATGCTGTTATTGATCTTAGTGAATGGTGTAATCATAGAATATTGGCTAAACAAGGAGACTTGTATTATCCAGGTGTTATTAGAGAAGCTAATGGTTCTAAT ataaGAGTTGCCTTGGATGGAAAAGAAGAAACAATTACATATGCCAATGTTTTTGATAATGAATGCTTTAATGTGATAAGTGATGCAAGTCCTTCAATTAACCAAATAACAGTAGGAACTAGAATCTGTGTACGTCTCAACCAGAGTGTAGAATTTATTGAAGGAGTTGTTTGTTCTATATTGGAAAGGCAACCAATTCGTTTTGTGGTTGCTGTTATTGGCGAAAAAACAGTAGAATTAACTGTTAAAAGAGCAGACCTAAGATTACTTCGTCCTCCATGGTGGGACGAATTAGAAAATATAGAACCCAACATAGACAATGTGATAATACCCACACTTGATTACTATAATAGAACCAACCAGACATCTCCAACACAATTGCACACTCCCATATCAGTTTGCACACCGCTATCCAACGGTAGGCATTGTGATGAATTTTGTGAGAGTGAAGATGAACTGAGACAAGataatataacatttaattCAGAAGTTGATGCTAAACTATCTGGAAGTAGTAAGAGAAGTAGTATGCATAGTAGAGGCAGCTCCTCTAGCAGCATTACTCGATCACAACCAACTACTCCAAGAAGTCAAGCAACCACGCCTCACAAATATAGAAAGGGAGATGTTGTTTCCAACCCGAATGGAATTAGGAAGAAATTCAATGGAAAGCAGTGGCGGAGATTGTGTTCTGTGGATGATTGTAAGAAAGAAAGTCAACGTCGGGGATATTGTTCCAGACATTTAAGTTTAAAGGGCAATAGTCTTCGTAGTGGGCATTTTCCAAGATCTAGTAGTAAAGGTGATGGTGAAGATACTTCGAGAGATTCTGAAACCTCTCCCAATTGTAGTGATAGACGAATGACTGGTCGATTTGATCAGGAGGAGACTGAAGCTGCTAATATGTTGG TTTCATTGGGCAGTTCAAGATCAGCAACACCTGCTTTTTCACCAAATGGACAGGGTTCGTCACCTCATACTATGCAATCACCAATAACAGTGGGATCTAGACAAAATGTTTTTATGCCAATATCAAGTAGTCATACAATTGGAATGCAAAAGAGAACATCCCCAGGAGTTCAAGGATACAACACTACATATCAGCAAGTTATAAG GCCAGAAGCTCGACCAGTACAAAATGTTACCAGTGTTATTAGGATATCACCAAATCCGAGGCAGTGGTCAAATAGCCTACCAGAACAGCCTAGCGTTATATTACAGCATGCTTTGACTAGTCCTCCTATTCAGCATACAGAACCAGAAACCAATTCACTATCTcaag GAGCTCTTTATTGCGTCGTTCCTCCAACACATGAAAAGAGTATTATGATTGTGAAAAATGAGGTAGAGAATAATGACCCTAAGGAACCTAAATCATTTCCTAgacaa GTAATTCAAAGCGATCATATACATCCAACACAATTAATACGTGTCACTCCAAATAATAACAATACTAGTAACGTTAATAACGTTAATAATATACATTCACATTCCAACGGCCCCGGATTGATTCAGCCAACTTCTATTAGTAGTGGACTGCCTGTTATTGTTAACCCGACACAATTGGTACCAGTGCTACCATCTACGTCGCAATCTGTACTGAAAAGAGTTATTCCCACTGCCACGGTTCAACAAAATTCATCACCAGTGATTGTTAAAACTGAACAAA TGTCCCCAAGTACATCAAACCATCTAAAAGACTCATTAGTTTTACATAGTCCTATTCAAGTTCAAAGTCATCAACGAGTTGCAACAGTTTCTCATATTCCAGCATCTCAGATAAGCCAACCTAATAGATCTGTTAATGCTACTCAACATGTGAAAGTTCAAACTAGCACCGCAACAACTCAATCCGCATTTGTGATACCATGGCATTCAATAGTACCACTGTTAACAACTTCTTCAGGACCTATTTCTCCACCTCTTTCTCAATTATCACCTCCCTTATCTGCACCTCCCAGTACAAATAGTGGACCAATAATAAATACCCATGATGACGAGGGAGATGCAGAACCAATGCCAACACCAACAGAAGAAGATGATGATGTTTTTGAAAGTGAACCCAGTGATGTAAATGTTGATGGTAATATTAATAGCAAAAGAAGAAGTCAGTCTTTAAGTTCACTACAAAGTAATCCCAAAGAATTAAATAAG aATAAAGAACGTATTAGAAGGCCAATGAATGCATTcatgatattttcaaaacgACATAGAGGTCTTGTACATCAACGGCATCCAAACCAAGACAATCGAACAGTTTCTAAAATTTTAGGTGAATGGTGGTATGCATTAGGTCCTAATGAAAAGAAACAGTATCATGAATTAGCTTCTGAAGTGAAAGAAGCTCATTTCAAGGCTCATCCTGAATGGAAATG gtGCAATAAGGATAGGAGAAAATCATCTACGGGTTCTGGAAGAAGTAAATTGAGTTCTGCCGGAGATAGTGGGGAGCCAAGTGATTTACCAATTAGTCCAAAAGTACCATCCCCTTCTCACAATACAGAACCTTCAAAATTGTTGCAAGAGCAGGAAGGTGTAGGAGATATTTCTGATGATGATCAGATGGTAATATGCGAAGACCCAAGCACTGAAATTGATCTTAAGTGTAAAGAAAAAGTTACCGACTCTGATTCGGAATCTCAAAGTGACATGGATTCTTCTATAGAAAATCGCGTATTCCAGCGATTTAGCCCTGTTAATAATTCTAGTTGTTCAGAAGTTACGTGTCGTCCAAAACCAATAAAAGCAAGATTACCATCTATTGAAGTACCAAAATATAATTTGGCTTCAACTTCTACAGCTTTCCATTACTCTCCTGTCAATCCATCAGGAATCTCCGGATTTCAGCCTACTGGAGGAGCCTTCAAAACCATGCCAGCTTCTCcgaaagtatttaaaaatgaagttaaaaatgaaaatacggAAAATAATGAGAACTGGTCAGGTACATTGATCAATAAAGCAAATGATGTATCACAACGCTCTAATTCATCTAACATACAAACGAGCACAATCATGAGCAAAACTAACTCTACATTAGCTATACTAAAGCCACAAATTAAACCAAATATTATGCAATTAAATGATGGTATTAGCCAGAATTACCAAACACAACCTCTAACAGTTGTAATTGGcggacaaccaactatatgtttatcaaatgaaaatgaaCGATCACAACCTTTTGTTGTTGTAGCTTCTACAGCATCAGAAATTCCTGTTCAACTGTACATGCAACCTTCCCCCTTCAGCATTCCTGTCTCTGATTCAAATGGTCGAAGCTTGTCTCTACAAGGTTTACAGTTACTGAAACCAAATCATGCGCAATCTGTCATTGTAACCCAAGCTCATAACAAAGTTTGTGTTTCTTCTCAAGCGGAGTATCAAGCTACACAGAATACAGTTCTTACATCTTCTAAATCTTATTTCAATAATACTG GTGCTGTTCTACATATTCCTGAGactaatgataataatataaaggAAGATATAAAATCACCCACATTAGAAATGATTCCACCTGTTTCTGAATCATTATTAGATAAACCGAACCAGGAATTTAAACTTGCTCCTACACCTGCTCAGCTTGGTAAAGCCCCTCTACAAAGAAGACAATCCATGG CTGCTTTTGTAAGTACAAATTCACAAggaaatcaagaaaatgtatCAGGCTCTTCAAATTCTTCTGTAATCGAAGATAGTAGCCAAGCAGACATTATGTCTCCTTCAACAAAGAAGAGCTTTTTTAAAAGATCTGTTGAAGATGGCATGGATag TGTATTTTTCAGAGTCCTGGAGCAagtaaattttgagaaaaaatttactgCCTTACCTCAGTTCAAACCTGAAGATGGTCAGTCGCCAAGCGCCTTCTCTATATCCAGTCCAGGacttttctataataaaaaaagacctCCACTAACTGCCACTCATCGTACCTCCCTAGAGGAAGATTCAGAAGTTGAAACGCCACAAAATGTTCCAAAATCGGCATCTACGAAGCCTATTGTTGGAAACCAATTTTTTGGGCCAGATTTTGATAATGTAAAAG CCGAATTGAATGAAGTCGAAGAAGGTACTTCTCCTCGAACGCCAAGAACACCAGGAACATCTCGGGAGACTGAAAAAGGTCACAGAAAAACATTAGAACAACGCCGTCAGTTAGTGATGCAATTGTTTCAGGAACATTCTCTTTTTCCTTCTTCTCAAGCGACTTCAACATTTCAAGCCCAGCATTCAGACGTTTTCCCTAACAAAGCGAGTTTGCAATTAAAGATTCGTGAAGTGCGTCAAAAAATGATGGCACAAAACTCCCTTACACCTTCTAGTGCAAATAGTCCTTTAACCCCCGCTGAACCTGTTAGAGTATCTTCAAACAGTTAG